The Drosophila suzukii chromosome X, CBGP_Dsuzu_IsoJpt1.0, whole genome shotgun sequence DNA window ATGTATTCATACTCTTTGctcttactctacgagtaacgggtgtaaTCATCAATGACAAAAAGAATTAGCATTTAAATCCTGAAATATTTGTTATCCTAACGACGTTTCCAATCTTTTTCTTCAGGAAATATTACCCGTTCCGGAGGGCCAGCGACTCACGACACAGCATGTGCATCGCCTGATCGAGCTGTACCATTTGGAACCTCGCCTCTGGAACCAAGCGCATAAACAGTTCCACAACATGGCACTGTGCCGCGAGTCCTGGAAGCGGATAACGGATGCCTGGAATGCGTACTGCGGCCGCAGCTTTAGCGTTACGGACGTTCGGATTCGGGTGTCAACCCTGTGTCAGAGATTTCTCAAGCAACGGGAGCGTTTAGAGGCGGATGGCGAAATGGATGATGCCGTCAAGTTCGCGCACTTTGACCAACTGAGCTTCCTGTGCGAACAGCAATCGCTGTTAAAACGGCAACGTCATTATGTCCGGGAGAACCGCAGGCTACTGGAGCTATACGAGCACTATCCGGTTTTATGGCACAATGCACATAAGCGTGTGCGTTGCGTGAATACCGTGCGCCAAAGACAAGACGCTCACCTGGATCTACAGTTGGCATTGAGGCTATCAGGAATTAGCCTGTCCACCGTGGTTATCCAGCGACGCTTGCAATCGTTGCGAAAACGCTATCGCATGGAGAAGATAAGCTATCTGCAAAGTGTGGTCGAGGGTAAACAAGCAGAGTTTGTATCCAGTTTCGAGCACTACACGGAAATGGAATTCCTGCACAAGCATATCGATCCATATGTGTGTGCTGTGTGCGGGAAGATCTTTGAGAACCTGATGGGTCACCAAACACATGTCAAGAGCAGCTGTGAGGTGATGATAAATGGTAAGGAAGAGAAACACGGGGAGAATCAGCAGCTGAAAAAACACTTAAGGGAagatttaaatgaaaatatggAGCTAGCTGAAAAGGTTACAAAACAAACagttgtttttttaaagaaaaagcTTGGGGAACCCGCTATTGACACTTTATTAGTGGATGATCCTCCAGAGAAGCATCCCACAGATTCGCAAGATCCCCGTCCGCTTAGCCTGGCTGAGGCCTGTCACGTTATCGAATTGAAAGATCCCATAGATCCGGATACCTCCTCAAACGTTATTGATAATAATACCGCAGGCCGAAAACTACGTCTTCGTTTGAGTTTTTCAGAAACGCAAGACCTTATCCGACAGTACCGATCCCACATGTGCCTATGGGATCCCAATCACCTTGACTACCATTCCCGCAGACAACGTAGACTGGCCTGGCAAGCCATTACGAAGGAGATGAACTCGAAAGAGAGAAAACGATTTACCCCAAAGATGTTGCACCGTAAAATCACGGATTACACGAAGTACTACCGCAtggagaaagaaaaaaaaaacgaggaAGTATCCTCCAATTGGAACCTGTTTGAGGAACTCCGCTTCCTGGATGAAGCACTGCCCATCAGCAGCGAGATGCAGAGGACCCTAAACCAACGGGAAAGCAATATGAAGATAATAGCTGTATACCAGGGCTATGCGCAGCTCTGGTGCACTGATCACCCGGATTACACTAAACGAAGGCAGCGAAAACGACAACTGGAATCCTTATGCACCAGACTGCAAGAAGAATGTAATCTTCAAATGACGGTGGAACGGCTTAAGAGTCGCCTTACTGAATTCCGTTGCCAGTACCGCCATTGCAAGGAGGCCCGAATGGAGGCCCAAAAGAAATCGGAATCATGGACCCCTAACTACGAGTATTATGAACCGTTGCGCTTTCTGGAGCTTCACGTGGCTCCCTTCCAGTGTCCGAGTTGTCCGGCATCTTTTAAGAGACGATCAGATTACCTACAGCACGAGAGGAATGTTCATGGCGATGTGGAAAAGTCACTGAACGGGGAGTTTTATTATATGAAGCACCGCAAAAGTAGGAAAATTAACGATGAGCAGCAGGATCCGGACCTGGCAAACATATGTCACATTTGTGGACTGAAGTTTTCGCTGAGGAATAGCCTATTGGCCCATTTGCGTCGTCACCTGGGCCAGAGAGCCCACGCCTGCACAGACTGCCCTAAAAAGTTCTTTAGCTCGAATGCTTTGCGGGTCCACCAGAGAAGTCACACCAAAGAACTGCCCTACGTTTGCGAGCATTGCGCCAGAGGATTTGTGAATGCTAGCAAGTTGAATCAGCATGTCAAGCGCCACCGAAACCAGCGCGACTTTCCCTGTAATAGATGCGATAAAGCTTTTTTTACGGCCCATGAAAGGGACCGACATTTACGAGCTCATCTTAACATTCGAGACAAAGTGTGTCCATACTGCTCGCGGGCCTTTGTGGTTGGAAGTGCCTACTACGCCCATTTAAACCTCCATCGCAACGAAAAGCGCTACTCATGCGCATCCTGTGGCAAGCGGTTTGCCCAATACGCCGGGCTTTACAAGCACCGCAGGCGATGTCTACCAGCAGAAGTCATAGAGGTGTGATCCTTACGAGGGAATCTCCTTTgcttaattttataaaaatatccCCACAAAATGTCTTTAAACTCTCAAtgtttttgaataaataaaagaacGCGGGACCGATTTTGTATGAACCGACGATTCAAAAACCAAACGCCTAAATACCTTTAGTATTCGTGTAACCGCCTAAACAACTTTGCAAAAGGGTGTTCTTGGAATGATACATTTATGTGCCTGGTACCTCAGCCTTGGATTAGCTCCAGCCAGACTGTTTCTGTACGTCCGTATGAACGTCGAGATGTCAAGATTTATAAGAGCTAGCAGcttgggattaggcatgcattgccgagtgccacgcccattcgAACGCCTACAGCTCGCAAACTACTGTTGCAGCATTGTAGACTAGGGGTGCTCAAAACTGCCTTTTGGCAGTGCATTTATAGTcacaattaaaattatatttggattagcgataaaaaaaaatggaagcaTAGTGATAAAAAAAAAGCTCAATGTGAATGTTTTTGCCCTTGCCCCGTCATATTTAGAAGAGAAAGTGACATAAAGAAGAATTAACGTGCGACTTGAAGGCTGTAGGCTTGTAATATGCATTCTTTAAGAAATCACTAACACAAATGTGTCCCGTATGCATAGGGCTTGGTCATATATATGGGTCAAACCAACCTACTACCTTAAGTTATTCAAACATTAAGATTAACAGCTCTCACATGCTAACAGGTGAAACTGAAAAAACTTTGATTTAACAGGAAAATATCGATAAGCATCCTTCCTCTGGTCgaagatatatttatttagttgGTTAGCAGGTATCTTATAGTCGTGTCAATCTATTATAGTGTTCGCTCTGATTATATCCTTGCAGAGGGTGTTATGATTACAGTCAGGAgtcgtttccgaccctataaagcatacatttttaagaaattttgCTTGCCGAAGCTAGTTTCTTTCATTTCTACGAGTTGTGCGGTTAAATGGGAGTGTAGTCAAAGCAAGAGAAAACGCTAATGGCGATGGGTtcgactttcagatacccgttactcagctaaagggagtgCGAGAAAGATGTATCTATTTAGGCAGCAAATTGGCTGTTTCCGAAATTGAACACCACGCCAACACGTCACCTTGTATCTATtcctttatttgcttataatttttttatgaaTAGTCAGTTTTTTGCCACGTATATGGGTACAATATCCCATTTAGAATTTTACAAATTCTTCAAAGACGGGTTTTAGCGTTATTGGCGTTAATGTGGGCGTAACACACCCCGCTGGAACAAACTTACTACTTCGCAGCGCAAGTGTATTTCagcgcccactcttacgctcACAATCCGccaaaaactgtgacgcctacagatttaatgctagaatataCATATTGCATTGGTTCAatcaataccaatcgattggcCCAAAAGAAAATTGCGCCGCCCACTCCAACACACACAAACTTTATTAACCTTAACATTAACCCTATTAAGAAATTAAGAAAGGCAATGATATCAGAGCCAGGCAACGACGTAAGTAtgtgtgcatgtgtgtgtgtgaataGTTGCAGGCAGTATGGCGGGGCAAAACAAAGAAACTTTTAAACAAAGGATCGAATAGCCACTATTTTATTGAACAACTAATATAAACGTTTAGATATAGTACGCTTTAAGATTGTTATGTGGAAAAGTCACTGAACGGGGAGTTTTATTATATGAAGCACCGCAAAAGTAGGAAAATTAACGATGAGCAGCAGGATCCGGACCTGGCAAACATATGTCACATTTGTGGACTGAAGTTTTCGCTGAGGAATAGCCTATTGGCCCATTTGCGTCGTCACC harbors:
- the LOC108005651 gene encoding uncharacterized protein, which gives rise to MCLDALVRIDKMRQQCGSVYTWNCAGELYGIECSLCEERPLCALSEFAEHMNVWHTDWQAPEADSHEASLFGAVPEDDLMQEVLAEQRTSGEDNELKEQIVLQLNAIEDTVLPGQPEENLAQVDEVTDGMRGAGNNFVKEEDAESHPIPDSTVQEILPVPEGQRLTTQHVHRLIELYHLEPRLWNQAHKQFHNMALCRESWKRITDAWNAYCGRSFSVTDVRIRVSTLCQRFLKQRERLEADGEMDDAVKFAHFDQLSFLCEQQSLLKRQRHYVRENRRLLELYEHYPVLWHNAHKRVRCVNTVRQRQDAHLDLQLALRLSGISLSTVVIQRRLQSLRKRYRMEKISYLQSVVEGKQAEFVSSFEHYTEMEFLHKHIDPYVCAVCGKIFENLMGHQTHVKSSCEVMINGKEEKHGENQQLKKHLREDLNENMELAEKVTKQTVVFLKKKLGEPAIDTLLVDDPPEKHPTDSQDPRPLSLAEACHVIELKDPIDPDTSSNVIDNNTAGRKLRLRLSFSETQDLIRQYRSHMCLWDPNHLDYHSRRQRRLAWQAITKEMNSKERKRFTPKMLHRKITDYTKYYRMEKEKKNEEVSSNWNLFEELRFLDEALPISSEMQRTLNQRESNMKIIAVYQGYAQLWCTDHPDYTKRRQRKRQLESLCTRLQEECNLQMTVERLKSRLTEFRCQYRHCKEARMEAQKKSESWTPNYEYYEPLRFLELHVAPFQCPSCPASFKRRSDYLQHERNVHGDVEKSLNGEFYYMKHRKSRKINDEQQDPDLANICHICGLKFSLRNSLLAHLRRHLGQRAHACTDCPKKFFSSNALRVHQRSHTKELPYVCEHCARGFVNASKLNQHVKRHRNQRDFPCNRCDKAFFTAHERDRHLRAHLNIRDKVCPYCSRAFVVGSAYYAHLNLHRNEKRYSCASCGKRFAQYAGLYKHRRRCLPAEVIEV